A section of the Streptomyces sp. SLBN-118 genome encodes:
- a CDS encoding cysteine desulfurase, with protein sequence MTQLPGLLDTEAIRKDFPILDRLIHDGKKLVYLDNAATSQTPRQVLDVLSEYYEQHNANVHRGIHVLAEEATALYEGARDKVAAFINAPSRDEVIFTKNASESLNLVANMLGWADEPYRVDHETEIVITEMEHHSNIVPWQLLAQRTGAKLKWFGLTDDGRLDLSNIDEIITEKTKIVSFTLVSNIMGTVNPVEALVRRAQDVGALVLVDASQAAPHMPLDVQALGADFVAFTGHKMCGPTGIGVLWGRQELLEDLPPFLGGGEMIETVSMHSSTYAPAPHKFEAGTPPIAQAVGLGAAVDYLTSIGMDKIAQHEHALTEYAVKRLLEVPDLRIIGPTTAEERGAAISFTLGDIHPHDVGQVLDEQGIAVRVGHHCARPVCLRYGIPATTRASFYLYSTPAEVDALIDGLEHVRNFFG encoded by the coding sequence GTGACACAGCTGCCGGGCCTCCTCGACACCGAGGCGATCCGCAAGGACTTCCCGATCCTGGACCGCTTGATCCACGACGGGAAGAAGCTCGTATACCTGGACAACGCGGCGACGTCGCAGACGCCGCGCCAGGTCCTCGATGTGCTGAGCGAGTACTACGAACAGCACAATGCGAACGTCCACCGCGGTATTCACGTACTCGCCGAGGAGGCCACGGCGCTGTACGAGGGTGCCCGCGACAAGGTCGCCGCCTTCATCAACGCGCCGAGCCGCGACGAGGTGATCTTCACCAAGAACGCCTCCGAGTCGCTCAATCTCGTGGCCAACATGCTCGGCTGGGCGGACGAGCCCTACCGCGTGGACCACGAGACCGAGATCGTCATCACGGAGATGGAGCACCACTCCAACATCGTCCCGTGGCAGCTGCTGGCGCAGCGCACCGGCGCGAAGCTGAAGTGGTTCGGCCTCACCGACGACGGCCGCCTCGATCTGTCCAACATCGACGAGATCATCACCGAGAAGACGAAGATCGTCTCCTTCACTCTGGTCTCCAACATCATGGGCACGGTCAACCCGGTCGAAGCACTGGTGCGCCGCGCGCAGGACGTGGGCGCGCTGGTTCTGGTCGACGCCTCGCAGGCCGCGCCGCACATGCCGCTGGACGTCCAGGCGCTCGGCGCCGACTTCGTGGCCTTCACCGGCCACAAGATGTGCGGACCGACGGGGATCGGCGTGCTGTGGGGCCGCCAGGAGCTGCTGGAGGACCTTCCGCCGTTCCTCGGTGGCGGCGAGATGATCGAGACCGTCTCGATGCACTCCTCCACCTATGCGCCCGCGCCGCACAAATTCGAGGCCGGTACGCCCCCGATCGCCCAGGCCGTCGGCCTCGGCGCGGCCGTGGACTACCTCACCTCGATCGGCATGGACAAGATCGCCCAGCATGAGCACGCCCTTACCGAGTACGCGGTGAAGCGGCTCCTCGAGGTCCCCGACCTGCGGATCATCGGCCCCACCACGGCCGAGGAGCGCGGCGCGGCGATCTCCTTCACCCTGGGAGACATCCACCCGCACGACGTGGGCCAGGTCCTCGACGAGCAGGGCATCGCGGTCCGGGTCGGCCACCACTGCGCGCGGCCGGTCTGCCTCCGGTACGGAATTCCTGCGACCACGCGGGCGTCGTTCTATCTGTACTCCACGCCGGCCGAGGTCGATGCCTTGATCGACGGCCTGGAGCACGTCCGTAACTTCTTCGGATGA
- the sufC gene encoding Fe-S cluster assembly ATPase SufC, which translates to MATLEIRDLHVSVEAENGPREILKGVDLTVKQGETHAIMGPNGSGKSTLAYSIAGHPKYTITRGTVTLDGEDVLEMTVDERARAGMFLAMQYPVEVPGVSVSNFLRTSATAIRGEAPKLRTWVKEVKSAMETLQMDPAFAERNVNEGFSGGEKKRHEILQLELLKPKIAILDETDSGLDVDALRQVSEGVNRVHASGEVGTLLITHYTRILRYIKPDFVHVFANGRIAESGGAELADKLEAEGYEAYTKGGVSA; encoded by the coding sequence ATGGCAACGCTTGAAATCCGCGACCTGCACGTCTCCGTCGAGGCCGAGAACGGCCCCCGCGAGATCCTCAAGGGCGTCGACCTGACCGTGAAGCAGGGCGAGACCCACGCCATCATGGGCCCCAACGGCTCCGGCAAGTCGACCCTCGCCTACTCCATCGCGGGCCACCCCAAGTACACGATCACCCGTGGCACCGTGACCCTGGACGGCGAGGACGTCCTGGAGATGACCGTCGACGAGCGCGCCCGCGCCGGCATGTTCCTGGCCATGCAGTACCCGGTCGAGGTCCCCGGCGTCTCGGTCTCCAACTTCCTGCGTACGTCGGCGACGGCGATCCGCGGCGAGGCCCCCAAGCTGCGTACCTGGGTGAAGGAGGTCAAGTCCGCGATGGAGACGCTCCAGATGGACCCGGCCTTCGCCGAGCGCAATGTGAACGAGGGCTTCTCCGGCGGTGAGAAGAAGCGCCACGAGATCCTTCAGCTGGAGCTGCTCAAGCCGAAGATCGCGATCCTCGACGAGACCGACTCCGGTCTGGACGTCGACGCACTGCGCCAGGTCTCCGAGGGCGTCAACCGCGTCCACGCGAGCGGCGAGGTCGGCACCCTGCTGATCACCCACTACACGCGCATCCTGCGCTACATCAAGCCCGACTTCGTTCACGTCTTCGCGAACGGCCGCATCGCCGAGTCCGGCGGCGCCGAGCTCGCCGACAAGCTCGAGGCCGAGGGCTACGAGGCATACACGAAGGGTGGCGTATCCGCGTGA
- a CDS encoding bifunctional 3-phenylpropionate/cinnamic acid dioxygenase ferredoxin subunit, with protein sequence MAAFVRACGLSELEEDTPKRVELDGTPISVVRTEGEVFAINDVCSHANVSLSEGEVEDCQIECWLHGSSFDLRTGKPSGLPATRPVPVYPVKIEGDDVLVSVTQES encoded by the coding sequence ATGGCCGCCTTCGTCCGAGCCTGTGGGCTGAGCGAGCTGGAGGAGGACACCCCGAAGCGGGTGGAACTCGACGGCACGCCGATCTCGGTCGTCCGGACCGAGGGCGAGGTCTTCGCCATCAACGATGTCTGCTCGCACGCGAACGTCTCGCTGTCCGAGGGCGAGGTGGAGGACTGCCAGATCGAGTGCTGGCTGCACGGCTCCAGCTTCGACCTCCGTACCGGCAAGCCGTCCGGTCTCCCCGCGACGCGCCCCGTCCCCGTATACCCCGTCAAGATCGAAGGGGACGATGTGCTCGTCTCCGTCACCCAGGAGTCCTGA
- the sufD gene encoding Fe-S cluster assembly protein SufD, with product MAEAQNIPAGSTTAGSIAVAAESTVATRMSAPPSFDVADFPVPHGREEEWRFTPLERLAGLHDGTALATGTGIKVEVEAPDGVVVETVGREDARLGRAGTPVDRVAAQAYSSFEKASVVTVPKETVLTEPVRIAVHGEGGTAFAHQVIELGAFAEAVVVVDHTGDAVLAANVDYLLGDGAKLTVVSVQDWDDKAVHVAQHNALVGRDASFKSIVVTFGGDLVRLHPRVSYAGTGGEAELLGLYFTDAGQHQEHRLLVDHNAPHCRSNAAYKGALQGQDAHAVWIGDVLIEARAEGTDTYEMNRNLVLTDGARVDSVPNLEIETGEIVGAGHASATGRFDDEQLFYLQSRGIPADEARRLVVRGFFAELVQKIGLPDVEERLLAKIDAELEASV from the coding sequence ATGGCTGAGGCTCAGAACATTCCGGCGGGGTCCACCACTGCCGGCTCCATCGCGGTGGCCGCCGAGTCGACCGTCGCCACCCGCATGAGTGCGCCGCCTTCCTTCGACGTGGCGGACTTCCCGGTCCCGCACGGCCGTGAGGAGGAGTGGCGTTTCACTCCGCTGGAGCGGCTGGCCGGTCTGCACGACGGCACCGCCCTCGCGACCGGCACCGGCATCAAGGTGGAGGTCGAGGCGCCCGACGGCGTCGTCGTCGAGACCGTCGGCCGGGAGGACGCGCGGCTCGGCAGGGCCGGCACTCCGGTGGACCGCGTGGCCGCCCAGGCGTACTCCTCCTTCGAGAAGGCCTCGGTCGTCACCGTGCCCAAGGAGACCGTGCTCACCGAGCCGGTCCGGATCGCCGTGCACGGGGAGGGCGGCACCGCCTTCGCCCACCAGGTCATCGAGCTCGGCGCCTTCGCCGAGGCCGTCGTGGTCGTCGACCACACCGGCGACGCGGTCCTCGCCGCCAATGTCGACTACCTGCTCGGCGACGGCGCGAAGCTCACCGTCGTCTCCGTCCAGGACTGGGACGACAAGGCCGTCCACGTCGCCCAGCACAACGCACTGGTCGGCCGGGACGCCTCGTTCAAGTCGATCGTGGTCACCTTCGGCGGCGATCTCGTACGTCTGCACCCGCGGGTCTCCTACGCGGGCACCGGCGGCGAGGCCGAGCTCCTCGGCCTCTACTTCACCGACGCGGGCCAGCATCAGGAGCACCGGCTCCTGGTCGACCACAACGCCCCGCACTGCCGCTCCAACGCCGCCTACAAGGGCGCGCTGCAGGGTCAGGACGCGCACGCGGTGTGGATCGGCGACGTCCTCATCGAGGCGCGGGCCGAGGGCACGGACACCTACGAGATGAACCGCAACCTCGTCCTCACGGACGGCGCGCGCGTCGACTCCGTACCGAACCTGGAGATCGAGACCGGCGAGATCGTGGGCGCCGGTCACGCCTCCGCCACCGGCCGCTTCGACGACGAGCAGCTCTTCTACCTCCAGTCCCGGGGAATCCCGGCCGACGAGGCCCGCCGCCTCGTGGTCCGCGGCTTCTTCGCCGAGCTGGTCCAGAAGATCGGTCTGCCCGACGTCGAGGAGCGCCTGCTCGCCAAGATCGACGCGGAGCTGGAGGCGTCCGTCTGA
- the sufB gene encoding Fe-S cluster assembly protein SufB, with translation MTLPTETAHPELEGLGTYEFGWADSDAAGAAAKRGLSEDVVRDISAKKNEPEWMLKLRLKGLRLFGKKPMPSWGSDLSGIDFDNIKYFVRSTEKQAESWEDLPEDIKNTYDKLGIPEAEKQRLVAGVAAQYESEVVYHQIREDLEEQGVIFLDTDTALKQHPELFQEYFGTVIPVGDNKFASLNSAVWSGGSFIYVPKGVHVDIPLQAYFRINTENMGQFERTLIIVDEDAYVHYVEGCTAPIYSSDSLHSAVVEIIVKKGGRCRYTTIQNWSNNVYNLVTKRAVAYEGATMEWVDGNIGSKVTMKYPAVYLMGEHAKGETLSIAFAGEGQHQDAGAKMVHMAPNTSSNIVSKSVARGGGRTSYRGLIEIGEGAPGAKSNVLCDALLVDTISRSDTYPYVDVREDDVSMGHEATVSKVSEDQLFYLMSRGMTEFEAMAMIVRGFVEPIAKELPMEYALELNRLIELQMEGSVG, from the coding sequence ATGACTCTCCCCACGGAGACTGCCCACCCCGAACTCGAGGGTCTGGGTACGTACGAATTCGGCTGGGCCGACTCCGATGCGGCGGGCGCAGCTGCCAAGCGCGGCCTCTCCGAGGACGTCGTCCGTGACATCTCTGCGAAGAAGAACGAGCCGGAGTGGATGCTGAAGCTGCGCCTGAAGGGCCTGCGGCTGTTCGGCAAGAAGCCCATGCCGAGCTGGGGCTCGGACCTGTCGGGCATCGACTTCGACAACATCAAGTACTTCGTGCGCTCCACGGAGAAGCAGGCGGAGTCCTGGGAGGACCTGCCCGAGGACATCAAGAACACCTACGACAAGCTCGGCATCCCGGAGGCGGAGAAGCAGCGCCTGGTCGCCGGTGTCGCCGCCCAGTACGAGTCCGAGGTCGTCTACCACCAGATCCGTGAGGACCTGGAGGAGCAGGGCGTCATCTTCCTCGACACGGACACCGCGCTGAAGCAGCACCCGGAGCTCTTCCAGGAGTACTTCGGCACCGTCATCCCGGTCGGCGACAACAAGTTCGCCTCGCTGAACTCCGCCGTGTGGTCCGGCGGCTCGTTCATCTACGTGCCGAAGGGTGTGCACGTCGACATCCCGCTGCAGGCCTACTTCCGTATCAACACGGAGAACATGGGCCAGTTCGAGCGGACGCTGATCATCGTCGACGAGGACGCCTACGTCCACTACGTCGAGGGCTGCACCGCCCCGATCTACTCCTCGGACTCGCTGCACAGCGCCGTCGTCGAGATCATCGTCAAGAAGGGCGGCCGCTGCCGCTACACGACGATCCAGAACTGGTCGAACAACGTCTACAACCTGGTCACCAAGCGCGCCGTGGCGTACGAGGGCGCGACCATGGAGTGGGTCGACGGCAACATCGGTTCCAAGGTCACCATGAAGTACCCCGCGGTCTACCTGATGGGCGAGCACGCCAAGGGCGAGACCCTGTCCATCGCCTTCGCGGGCGAGGGCCAGCACCAGGACGCCGGCGCCAAGATGGTTCACATGGCCCCGAACACCTCCTCCAACATCGTCTCCAAGTCGGTGGCGCGAGGCGGCGGCCGTACCTCCTACCGCGGTCTGATCGAGATCGGCGAGGGCGCGCCGGGCGCGAAGTCCAACGTGCTCTGTGACGCGCTGCTGGTCGACACCATCTCCCGCTCCGACACGTACCCCTATGTGGACGTGCGCGAGGACGACGTGTCCATGGGCCACGAGGCGACCGTCTCCAAGGTCTCCGAGGACCAGCTCTTCTACCTGATGAGCCGCGGCATGACGGAGTTCGAGGCGATGGCGATGATCGTGCGCGGCTTCGTCGAGCCGATCGCCAAGGAACTCCCGATGGAGTACGCGCTGGAGCTCAACCGGCTGATCGAGCTGCAGATGGAGGGGTCGGTCGGCTAA
- a CDS encoding metalloregulator ArsR/SmtB family transcription factor — translation MKNVGEAPQEELATGERSTRNRVARSILDHGPSTVADLAGRLGLTQAAVRRHLDSLVHENVVEAREQRVYGARTRGRPAKVFALTDCGRDAFEQSYDTLAVDALRWIERAAGGGAAGEAAVAAFARDRLEAQAKAYRKAVDAAPPEQRTEALAKALSADGYAATARNAPVGEQLCQHHCPVAHVAEQYPQLCEAETEVFSRLLGTHVQRLATIAHGDGVCTTFIPHSAPQTTTPSASTSTAGRNPA, via the coding sequence GTGAAAAACGTTGGCGAGGCTCCGCAGGAGGAACTCGCGACTGGTGAGCGCTCCACGCGCAACCGGGTCGCGCGCTCCATCCTGGATCACGGCCCGTCCACCGTGGCCGATCTCGCGGGACGCCTGGGCCTCACCCAGGCCGCCGTCCGCCGCCATCTCGACTCGCTCGTGCACGAGAACGTCGTCGAAGCCCGTGAGCAGCGGGTCTACGGCGCGCGCACACGCGGGCGGCCCGCGAAGGTGTTCGCCCTGACCGACTGCGGCCGGGACGCCTTCGAGCAGTCGTACGACACACTGGCCGTCGACGCGCTGCGCTGGATCGAGCGGGCCGCAGGTGGAGGGGCAGCTGGTGAGGCAGCCGTCGCCGCCTTCGCCCGGGACCGGCTCGAGGCGCAGGCAAAGGCCTACCGCAAGGCGGTCGACGCCGCTCCCCCCGAGCAGCGCACCGAAGCCCTGGCCAAGGCTCTGAGCGCCGACGGGTACGCTGCTACGGCGCGTAACGCACCGGTCGGCGAGCAGCTCTGCCAGCACCACTGCCCGGTCGCCCATGTCGCCGAGCAGTACCCCCAGCTGTGCGAGGCGGAGACCGAGGTCTTCTCCCGCCTCTTGGGAACGCATGTGCAGCGTCTTGCCACCATCGCCCACGGCGACGGCGTCTGCACCACGTTCATCCCGCACAGCGCACCACAGACCACCACACCGTCAGCATCCACAAGCACGGCCGGGAGGAACCCCGCATGA
- a CDS encoding ABC transporter ATP-binding protein codes for MRSESVVQIRGLVKRYGSKTAVDGLDLEVPRGSVTAVLGPNGAGKTTTVETCEGYRRADKGTVRVLGLDPVADAARLRPSIGVMLQSGGVYPGARAEEMLRHMAKLHAHPLDVDALIERLGLGSCGRTTYRRLSGGQQQRLALAMAVVGRPELVFLDEPTAGLDPQARRSTWELVGELRQDGVSTVLTTHFMDEAEQLADVVAIIDAGRVIAQGSPEQLCRGGAENTLRFTGRPGLDVGSLLKALPDGTEAVELTPGAYRITGQVDPQLLATVTSWCAQHGVMPNGISVERHTLEDVFLELTGKELRS; via the coding sequence ATGCGAAGCGAGTCCGTCGTCCAGATCCGGGGCCTGGTGAAGCGGTACGGATCCAAGACGGCCGTGGACGGCCTCGACCTCGAGGTCCCCCGTGGCTCCGTGACCGCCGTCCTCGGCCCCAACGGAGCCGGAAAGACCACCACGGTCGAGACCTGTGAGGGCTACCGCCGCGCCGACAAGGGCACGGTACGGGTCCTCGGCCTCGACCCGGTCGCCGACGCCGCGCGGCTGCGCCCGAGTATCGGCGTGATGCTCCAGTCCGGCGGCGTGTACCCGGGCGCCCGCGCGGAGGAGATGCTGCGCCACATGGCGAAACTCCACGCCCACCCGCTGGACGTGGACGCGCTCATCGAGCGCCTCGGCCTCGGCAGCTGCGGCCGCACCACCTACCGGCGGCTCTCCGGCGGCCAGCAGCAGCGCCTGGCACTGGCCATGGCCGTGGTCGGCCGCCCCGAACTGGTCTTCCTCGACGAGCCGACCGCCGGACTCGATCCGCAGGCCCGCCGCTCCACCTGGGAACTCGTAGGCGAACTGCGCCAGGACGGCGTCTCCACCGTCCTGACCACGCACTTCATGGACGAGGCCGAACAGCTCGCCGACGTTGTCGCGATCATCGACGCAGGCAGGGTCATCGCCCAGGGCAGCCCGGAACAGCTCTGCCGCGGGGGCGCCGAGAACACCCTGCGCTTCACCGGGCGCCCCGGCCTCGACGTCGGCTCACTGCTCAAGGCCCTGCCCGACGGCACGGAGGCGGTCGAGCTCACCCCAGGCGCGTACCGCATCACGGGCCAGGTCGACCCGCAGCTGCTGGCGACCGTGACCTCCTGGTGCGCTCAGCACGGGGTGATGCCCAACGGCATCTCGGTCGAGCGCCACACCCTGGAGGACGTGTTCTTGGAACTGACGGGCAAGGAGCTGCGCTCATGA
- a CDS encoding ABC transporter permease, which translates to MSAGTYTPRPGAAPVGRMIAAQAAFETKMLLRNGEQLLLTVIIPSLLLVLFSTVDVVDTGSGEPVDFLAPGVLALAVMSTAFTGQAIATGFERRYGVLKRLGASPLPRWALMAAKTLSVLATEVLQIVLLTVIAFGLGWSPHGNPLSVLLLLVLGTAAFSGLGLLMAGTLRAEATLAAANLVFLLLLVGGGVIVPLDKFPDAAATVLGLLPISALSDGLREVLRHGAGVPWGDLGILALWAVLGLGVAARLFRWE; encoded by the coding sequence ATGAGCGCCGGTACGTACACACCGCGGCCCGGCGCCGCTCCGGTCGGGCGGATGATCGCCGCGCAGGCCGCGTTCGAGACGAAGATGCTGCTGCGCAACGGCGAACAGCTGCTGCTCACCGTGATCATCCCGTCGCTGCTGCTCGTCCTGTTCTCCACGGTCGATGTCGTCGACACGGGCAGCGGCGAGCCCGTCGACTTCCTGGCCCCGGGTGTTCTCGCGCTGGCCGTCATGTCCACCGCCTTCACCGGCCAGGCCATTGCGACCGGCTTCGAGCGGCGGTACGGAGTGCTCAAGAGGCTCGGCGCCTCGCCGCTTCCCCGCTGGGCGCTGATGGCCGCCAAGACCCTGTCCGTACTGGCCACCGAAGTGCTGCAGATCGTGCTGCTGACGGTCATCGCCTTCGGGCTCGGCTGGTCCCCGCACGGGAACCCTCTCTCCGTACTGCTACTGCTCGTCCTCGGCACCGCCGCCTTCTCCGGCCTCGGCCTGCTGATGGCCGGAACGCTCAGGGCCGAGGCCACGCTCGCCGCGGCCAACCTGGTCTTTCTGCTGCTCCTTGTGGGCGGCGGGGTGATCGTGCCGCTGGACAAATTCCCGGACGCGGCCGCTACGGTGCTCGGGCTGCTGCCGATCTCGGCGCTCTCGGACGGACTGCGTGAGGTGCTCCGGCACGGCGCGGGAGTGCCGTGGGGCGATCTGGGCATCCTCGCCCTCTGGGCGGTGCTCGGACTGGGGGTAGCTGCCCGGCTGTTCCGCTGGGAGTAA
- a CDS encoding heme A synthase, with amino-acid sequence MHGAPPTIGPVQTPLAYIAQRWTPTPRTVRRAALSAVVMSVVIIVTGGAVRLTGSGLGCDTWPKCTDDSLFATPEQGIHGAIEFGNRMLTYVLSAAVGWAIVAASAARPRRRGLSRLAWSQFWIVMGNAVLGGITVWAGLNPWTVAGHFLLATGLLTVTTVTWHRAGEGDGAPRPRVPRPVRKLSWAIVVTSVLLIALGTSVTGSGKHAGDSSDVPRMPWDWADAAHVHAIGAWVVCALAVAMWLLLRVVDAPDDTRARARDLLIVLLAQGAIGYVQYFTHVPEALVAAHMLGSALMWIAVVRLALSLRERPESSAALPARAESALSNV; translated from the coding sequence ATGCACGGGGCCCCGCCTACGATAGGGCCCGTGCAAACCCCCCTCGCCTATATCGCCCAGCGCTGGACACCCACCCCGCGGACCGTCCGGCGTGCCGCTCTCTCCGCCGTCGTGATGAGCGTGGTCATCATCGTCACCGGCGGCGCGGTCCGGCTGACCGGCTCCGGCCTGGGCTGCGACACCTGGCCCAAGTGCACGGACGACAGCCTCTTCGCCACGCCCGAGCAGGGCATCCACGGCGCGATCGAGTTCGGCAACCGGATGCTGACGTACGTACTGTCGGCCGCCGTCGGCTGGGCGATCGTCGCGGCGAGCGCGGCCCGGCCCCGCCGCCGCGGGCTGTCCCGGCTGGCCTGGTCGCAGTTCTGGATCGTCATGGGCAATGCCGTCCTCGGCGGCATCACCGTATGGGCGGGCCTCAACCCGTGGACCGTGGCGGGGCACTTCCTGCTCGCCACCGGGCTCCTCACGGTCACCACGGTCACCTGGCATCGGGCCGGTGAGGGGGACGGCGCCCCGCGCCCACGCGTCCCGCGCCCGGTGCGCAAACTGTCCTGGGCGATCGTCGTCACCTCCGTGCTGCTGATCGCGCTCGGCACCTCGGTGACCGGCTCCGGCAAGCACGCCGGCGACAGCAGCGATGTTCCGCGTATGCCCTGGGACTGGGCGGACGCCGCGCACGTCCACGCGATCGGCGCCTGGGTCGTCTGTGCGCTGGCCGTCGCGATGTGGCTGCTGCTGCGCGTGGTCGACGCCCCCGACGACACCCGGGCACGCGCCCGCGATCTGCTGATCGTGCTGCTCGCGCAGGGGGCGATCGGTTACGTCCAGTACTTCACGCATGTCCCCGAGGCCCTGGTCGCCGCCCATATGCTCGGCTCCGCGCTGATGTGGATCGCGGTGGTGCGGCTCGCGCTGAGCCTGCGTGAGCGCCCGGAGTCGTCGGCGGCTCTCCCGGCCCGGGCCGAGTCCGCGCTATCGAATGTCTGA
- a CDS encoding amidohydrolase family protein has protein sequence MIDTPTLVDQYCHGVLRTELGLGTFEAHLGRTAGPPAPGTTFFDTQTGFAVRRWCPPLLGLEAHCPPAHYLARRRELGVLEAGRRLLRGSGISTYLVDTGLPGDLTGPPEIAAAGAAEAREIVRLELLAEQVADTSGTVDSFLTNLAEAVHGAAASAVAFTSVAAVGHGLALAPEPPGPGEVRGAAGRWLGGRQVGGTLTDPVLVRHLLWIAVASGLPLQLHVGVEDPMLMTGFAAASAGLGTDLVLLHGYPYHRHAAHLASVFPHVYADLGPALVHTGARAAAVLAEILELAPFGKLLFSSGARGLPELHVVGARIFKEALARVLGDWVGDGAWSRTDADRVAGMIAAGNARRVYGLPDSGPSDIR, from the coding sequence ATGATCGACACCCCGACCCTCGTGGACCAGTACTGCCACGGCGTCCTCCGTACAGAGCTGGGCCTCGGCACCTTCGAGGCGCACCTGGGCAGGACCGCCGGGCCGCCCGCACCCGGAACCACGTTCTTCGACACCCAGACGGGCTTCGCGGTACGGCGCTGGTGCCCGCCGCTGCTCGGTCTTGAGGCGCACTGCCCGCCCGCCCACTACCTCGCCCGCCGCCGCGAGCTCGGTGTACTGGAGGCGGGCAGACGGCTGCTGAGGGGCAGCGGGATCTCCACCTATCTGGTGGACACCGGACTGCCCGGCGACCTCACCGGGCCACCCGAGATCGCCGCCGCGGGTGCGGCCGAGGCCCGGGAGATCGTCCGCCTCGAACTGCTCGCCGAACAGGTCGCCGACACCTCGGGCACCGTCGACAGCTTCCTCACGAACCTCGCCGAGGCCGTACACGGGGCCGCCGCATCCGCCGTCGCCTTCACCTCGGTCGCGGCTGTGGGGCACGGACTCGCCCTGGCCCCGGAGCCGCCCGGCCCCGGGGAAGTGCGCGGGGCCGCAGGGCGCTGGCTGGGCGGACGGCAGGTCGGCGGCACGCTCACCGATCCGGTGCTGGTGCGGCACCTGCTGTGGATCGCGGTGGCCTCGGGACTGCCGCTCCAGCTGCACGTCGGCGTCGAGGACCCGATGCTGATGACCGGTTTCGCGGCCGCCTCGGCGGGTCTCGGCACCGATCTGGTGCTGCTGCACGGCTATCCGTACCACCGTCACGCCGCACATCTGGCGAGCGTCTTCCCGCATGTGTACGCCGATCTGGGGCCCGCCCTCGTGCATACGGGGGCGCGGGCGGCGGCCGTGCTCGCCGAGATCCTGGAGCTGGCGCCGTTCGGGAAGCTGCTCTTCTCCAGCGGCGCGCGCGGGCTGCCCGAACTGCATGTGGTGGGCGCGCGGATCTTCAAGGAGGCGCTGGCGCGAGTGCTCGGTGACTGGGTGGGCGACGGTGCCTGGTCCCGTACGGACGCGGACCGGGTCGCCGGGATGATCGCCGCGGGCAACGCCCGCCGCGTCTACGGACTGCCGGACAGCGGGCCGTCAGACATTCGATAG
- a CDS encoding heme o synthase, translating to MTAVESRPAGVVLTPSPGGHRPFGARVKAFVALTKPRIIELLLITTVPVMFLAAQDVPDLWLVLTTCIGGYLSAGGANALNMYIDRDIDALMDRTSQRPLVTGMVSPREGLVFGLVLTVVSTLWFGLLVNWLSAALSLGALLFYVVVYTMILKRRTAQNIVWGGIAGCMPVLIGWSAVTNSMSWAAVILFLVIFFWTPPHYWPLSMKVKEDYARVGVPMLPVVASNRVVARQIVLYSWVMVAVSLLLTPLGYTGWFYTTVALASGGWWLWEAHSLQNRAKAGETGGKLKEMRLFHWSITYVSLLFVAVAIDPFLS from the coding sequence GTGACGGCCGTCGAGTCCCGACCCGCAGGGGTCGTCTTGACTCCCAGCCCGGGGGGCCATCGGCCGTTCGGGGCCCGCGTCAAGGCATTCGTGGCGCTGACCAAGCCGCGGATCATCGAACTGCTGCTGATCACCACCGTCCCGGTGATGTTCCTGGCCGCACAGGATGTCCCCGACCTCTGGCTTGTGCTCACGACGTGTATCGGCGGCTACCTGTCCGCGGGTGGCGCCAACGCGCTGAACATGTACATCGACCGCGACATCGACGCGCTGATGGACCGCACGTCCCAGCGCCCGCTGGTCACCGGAATGGTGTCGCCGCGCGAGGGCCTCGTCTTCGGCCTCGTCCTCACCGTCGTCTCGACGCTCTGGTTCGGACTGCTGGTCAACTGGCTGTCCGCAGCCCTGTCGCTCGGCGCCCTGCTCTTCTACGTCGTCGTCTACACGATGATCCTCAAGCGCCGTACCGCCCAGAACATCGTCTGGGGTGGCATCGCGGGCTGTATGCCGGTCCTCATCGGCTGGTCGGCCGTCACCAACTCGATGTCGTGGGCAGCGGTGATCCTCTTCCTGGTCATCTTCTTCTGGACGCCGCCGCACTACTGGCCGCTGTCCATGAAGGTCAAGGAGGACTACGCGCGCGTGGGCGTCCCGATGCTCCCCGTCGTCGCCTCCAACCGGGTCGTCGCCCGCCAGATCGTCCTCTACAGCTGGGTGATGGTCGCGGTCTCGCTGCTGCTCACGCCGCTCGGCTACACCGGCTGGTTCTACACAACGGTGGCGCTCGCGTCGGGCGGCTGGTGGCTCTGGGAGGCGCACTCCCTGCAGAACCGCGCCAAGGCGGGCGAGACGGGCGGCAAGCTCAAGGAGATGCGGCTCTTCCACTGGTCCATCACCTATGTGTCGCTGCTCTTCGTGGCCGTCGCGATCGACCCGTTCCTCAGCTAG